From Helicobacter sp. MIT 05-5293, one genomic window encodes:
- the rplT gene encoding 50S ribosomal protein L20 produces MRVKTGVVRRRRHKKILKLARGFYSGRRKHFRKAKEQLERSMCYAFRDRKQKKRDFRKLWITRINAACKMNGTTYSRFIHALKLANIELDRKVLADMAMNDIAAFNQIVASVKDKTK; encoded by the coding sequence ATGAGAGTAAAAACAGGCGTTGTCCGAAGAAGAAGACACAAAAAGATTTTAAAACTTGCTCGAGGTTTTTATAGCGGACGCAGAAAACATTTCCGCAAGGCAAAAGAGCAATTAGAACGCAGTATGTGTTATGCGTTTCGTGATCGTAAGCAGAAAAAACGTGATTTTAGAAAGCTTTGGATTACGCGTATTAATGCCGCGTGCAAAATGAATGGCACAACCTATTCACGATTTATCCACGCGCTTAAGCTTGCAAATATTGAGCTTGATAGAAAGGTTCTTGCTGATATGGCGATGAATGATATTGCAGCATTTAATCAGATTGTTGCAAGCGTAAAAGATAAAACAAAATAA
- a CDS encoding branched-chain amino acid transaminase, producing the protein MKEAKYIWKDGKLVPWAEATTHILSHTLHYGNAVFEGTRAYMTPKGLAIFRLKDHTKRLLNSAKIVCINSPYTQEELENAHIELLRANKDDYKGNVYIRPLIYLGYGVMGLYHMNAPVNVAIAAWEWGAYLGAEGITNGIKVKISSFVRNPTKAIMGKAKTAANYLNSQMAKHEAIAYGCDEALLLDDNGFVAEGSGECFFIVRDGTLITPPYDNTLESITQATVIEIAKDLNIPFKQRHITRDEIYIADEAFFTGTAAEITPIREVDARSIGKGTAGEITKKLQEAFFAIVNGENPKYNHYLTYIN; encoded by the coding sequence ATGAAAGAAGCAAAATATATCTGGAAAGATGGTAAATTAGTGCCTTGGGCAGAGGCAACAACACATATTTTGAGCCATACTTTGCATTATGGTAATGCAGTATTCGAAGGCACAAGAGCCTATATGACACCTAAAGGTTTAGCAATTTTCAGACTAAAAGACCACACTAAAAGGCTTTTAAATTCTGCTAAAATTGTCTGCATTAACTCACCTTATACACAAGAAGAGCTTGAAAATGCGCATATTGAGCTTCTAAGAGCCAACAAAGATGATTACAAAGGTAATGTGTATATTCGTCCTCTTATTTATCTCGGTTATGGTGTAATGGGTCTGTATCATATGAATGCTCCTGTTAATGTCGCTATCGCTGCATGGGAATGGGGAGCATATCTCGGGGCTGAAGGTATCACCAATGGTATCAAAGTAAAAATCAGCTCTTTTGTAAGAAATCCGACTAAAGCAATAATGGGTAAAGCAAAAACAGCGGCAAATTATCTTAACTCACAAATGGCAAAACACGAGGCAATCGCTTATGGTTGTGATGAAGCATTGCTCTTAGATGATAATGGATTCGTAGCTGAAGGAAGCGGAGAATGCTTTTTTATCGTCAGAGATGGCACATTGATTACGCCTCCTTATGACAACACTTTAGAATCTATCACTCAAGCAACAGTGATTGAAATCGCAAAAGATTTGAATATTCCTTTCAAACAACGACATATTACAAGAGATGAAATCTATATTGCTGATGAGGCATTCTTCACAGGCACAGCCGCAGAAATTACACCTATTAGAGAAGTTGATGCAAGAAGTATTGGCAAAGGCACAGCAGGCGAAATAACCAAAAAACTTCAAGAAGCGTTTTTTGCAATTGTCAATGGTGAGAATCCCAAATACAATCACTATCTGACTTATATTAATTAG
- the hisIE gene encoding bifunctional phosphoribosyl-AMP cyclohydrolase/phosphoribosyl-ATP diphosphatase HisIE, with translation MQSVLDQIDWEKCSLIPTIAQDAKTQDVLMLAYSSRQSLQETLQSNIAHYFSRSKNRIWKKGEQSGHIQKIISIKLDCDNDSLLFLVEQEGVACHTGAYSCFYRSLSSHHITQDEKIPTKDMSNTYDVLDQLYHSLCEKHHASPEVSYTASLFAKGDNTIAKKIIEEAGEFCFALKDHDEKEIIYECADLLYHTLVALAFKHISIERVYQELKSRMGQSGLAEKASRTKK, from the coding sequence ATGCAATCCGTGCTTGATCAAATTGATTGGGAAAAATGCTCACTGATACCGACTATCGCTCAAGATGCAAAGACGCAAGATGTTTTGATGTTGGCTTACTCTTCGCGTCAATCATTGCAAGAGACATTGCAAAGCAATATTGCTCATTATTTTTCTCGATCCAAGAATAGAATCTGGAAAAAGGGTGAGCAAAGCGGACATATCCAAAAAATTATAAGTATTAAGCTTGATTGCGACAATGATAGTCTGCTTTTTTTGGTTGAGCAAGAAGGTGTAGCCTGCCACACAGGTGCATACAGCTGTTTTTATCGCAGTCTTAGCTCTCATCACATTACTCAAGATGAAAAAATCCCTACAAAAGATATGAGCAATACTTATGATGTACTTGATCAGCTTTATCATTCTTTATGCGAAAAACATCATGCTTCGCCCGAAGTGTCTTATACTGCCTCATTGTTTGCAAAAGGCGATAACACCATTGCTAAAAAAATTATCGAAGAAGCGGGAGAATTTTGCTTTGCCCTCAAAGATCACGATGAAAAAGAGATTATTTATGAATGTGCGGATTTGCTGTATCATACTCTTGTCGCTCTAGCTTTTAAACACATCTCCATAGAGCGCGTTTATCAAGAACTCAAATCGCGTATGGGACAAAGTGGTCTTGCTGAAAAAGCCTCAAGAACAAAAAAATAA
- the frr gene encoding ribosome recycling factor — MLAEIYQNAKTHMDKTIESLRRDFGTLRSGKVSVTILDNIRVDYYGTPTPLNQVGSVIAQDATTIVITPWEKPLIKEIEKSIQEANIGVNPNSDSECIKLFFPPMTQEQRKEIAKNAKSMGEKAKVAIRNIRQEANNAIKKLEKDKSITEDESKKAHDEIQKYTDEYVKKSDEMVKHKEEEVMKV; from the coding sequence ATGCTTGCAGAAATTTATCAAAACGCTAAAACTCATATGGACAAAACAATAGAATCTTTGAGACGAGATTTTGGCACACTTCGCAGTGGTAAAGTCAGCGTAACGATTTTGGATAATATACGCGTGGATTACTATGGCACGCCCACACCTCTTAATCAAGTGGGTTCAGTAATCGCTCAAGATGCGACAACGATTGTTATCACGCCTTGGGAAAAACCTTTGATCAAAGAGATTGAAAAAAGCATTCAAGAGGCAAATATCGGTGTCAATCCTAACAGCGATAGTGAATGTATAAAATTATTTTTTCCTCCAATGACTCAAGAGCAACGCAAGGAAATTGCTAAGAATGCTAAGTCAATGGGTGAAAAGGCTAAAGTAGCGATTCGTAATATCCGACAAGAGGCAAACAATGCAATCAAAAAATTAGAAAAAGATAAATCAATCACAGAAGACGAAAGCAAAAAGGCTCATGATGAGATTCAAAAATACACTGATGAATATGTTAAAAAGTCCGATGAGATGGTCAAACACAAAGAAGAAGAAGTGATGAAGGTATAA
- the thrS gene encoding threonine--tRNA ligase, protein MSELIGVYAQDHIYDLCTSDELGIKGEAIYFDNSAHALSIIRHSCAHLMAQAIKEIYPEAQFFVGPVVDEGFYYDFKVHSKIGEEDLPRIEEKMREIAQKAYPITKRTLLRQEAQEIFKDDELKQAVMSRINDDKLSVYAQGDFEDLCRGPHLPNTKFLQHFKLTKIAGAYLGGDEKAQMLTRIYGIAFANKESLKAYLFQLEEAKKRDHRKVGQEMGLFGFDEEIGAGLPLWLPKGARLRRNLENLLTKALIVRHYEPVRAPEILKSDVWKKSGHYANYKENMYFTIIDEQEYGIKPMNCVGHIKVYQSAMRSYRDLPLRFYEYGVVHRHEKSGVLHGLLRVREFTQDDAHIFCTFAQIKQEINHIIEFTKSIMNAFGFSYEMELSTRPEKSIGSDEKWESATSALKEALDENHISYQIDEGGGAFYGPKIDIKITDAIGRKWQCGTVQIDMNLPERFELAYTDEHNAQVQPVMIHRAILGSFERFIAILTEHFGGEFPLFIAPTQAILIPIGEAQLSYARALREKILAQSDAYVEILDKNETLGKRIRDAEKQRVPLIVVLGNKEVESKVLAIRDRREKKQYELPEDELIQMLKQKIGEVHF, encoded by the coding sequence ATGAGTGAATTAATTGGTGTTTATGCACAAGATCACATTTATGATCTTTGCACATCAGATGAGCTAGGTATAAAGGGTGAAGCTATCTATTTTGATAATTCTGCCCACGCACTTTCAATTATCAGACATTCTTGTGCGCATTTGATGGCTCAAGCGATTAAAGAAATCTATCCTGAAGCGCAATTTTTTGTAGGTCCTGTGGTTGATGAAGGATTCTATTATGATTTTAAGGTCCATAGCAAAATAGGCGAGGAGGATTTGCCTCGTATTGAAGAAAAGATGCGGGAAATTGCACAAAAAGCTTATCCTATCACCAAAAGAACGCTTTTGCGACAAGAAGCTCAAGAGATATTTAAAGACGATGAATTAAAACAAGCAGTTATGAGTAGAATCAATGATGATAAGTTGAGTGTCTATGCGCAAGGAGATTTTGAGGATTTGTGTCGAGGACCGCATTTACCCAATACAAAATTTTTGCAGCATTTTAAGCTCACAAAGATTGCAGGAGCATATTTAGGGGGTGATGAAAAAGCTCAAATGCTCACAAGAATCTATGGTATTGCCTTTGCAAATAAAGAAAGTCTCAAAGCATATCTTTTCCAGCTCGAAGAGGCTAAAAAGCGTGATCATCGTAAGGTAGGGCAAGAAATGGGGCTTTTTGGTTTCGATGAAGAAATTGGAGCAGGCTTACCCCTATGGCTACCTAAAGGTGCAAGACTCAGACGCAATCTTGAGAATCTTCTCACAAAAGCTTTGATTGTTCGCCATTATGAACCTGTCCGAGCTCCAGAGATTCTTAAAAGTGATGTGTGGAAAAAAAGTGGGCATTACGCAAATTATAAAGAAAATATGTATTTTACAATTATTGATGAGCAAGAATATGGTATTAAACCTATGAATTGTGTGGGACATATTAAGGTTTATCAAAGCGCGATGCGAAGCTATAGGGATTTGCCTTTGAGATTCTATGAATATGGCGTGGTGCATCGGCACGAAAAAAGTGGCGTGTTGCATGGACTTTTACGCGTGCGTGAATTTACACAAGATGATGCGCATATTTTTTGCACTTTTGCACAAATTAAGCAAGAGATTAATCATATCATTGAATTTACTAAAAGCATTATGAATGCCTTTGGATTCTCTTACGAAATGGAGCTTTCTACGCGTCCTGAAAAATCCATAGGCAGTGATGAAAAATGGGAAAGTGCGACCTCGGCTCTCAAAGAAGCATTAGATGAGAATCACATTTCTTATCAGATTGATGAGGGCGGGGGTGCATTTTATGGACCTAAAATCGACATTAAGATTACCGATGCTATTGGGCGTAAATGGCAGTGTGGCACGGTGCAGATTGATATGAATCTCCCCGAACGTTTTGAGCTTGCTTATACAGATGAACACAATGCACAGGTGCAACCTGTAATGATTCATCGTGCGATTTTAGGTTCATTTGAGAGATTTATTGCTATACTCACAGAACATTTTGGCGGAGAATTTCCATTATTTATCGCTCCTACGCAGGCTATCCTTATCCCTATAGGCGAAGCACAGTTATCTTATGCAAGAGCCTTGCGTGAAAAGATTCTTGCTCAAAGTGATGCGTATGTAGAGATTCTTGATAAAAATGAAACATTAGGCAAGAGAATTCGTGATGCTGAAAAGCAACGAGTGCCTTTGATTGTCGTGCTTGGTAATAAAGAAGTTGAAAGCAAAGTGCTTGCTATTCGAGATAGGCGGGAGAAAAAACAATACGAACTCCCTGAAGATGAGTTGATTCAGATGTTAAAACAAAAAATAGGAGAGGTTCATTTTTGA
- the rpmI gene encoding 50S ribosomal protein L35, with protein sequence MPKMKTNRGAAKRFKLKKNAIKRGSAFKNHILTKKSPQRKANLNAPKYVHRTNVDSVKSLLCML encoded by the coding sequence ATGCCAAAGATGAAAACTAATCGTGGTGCAGCTAAGCGTTTTAAATTGAAGAAAAATGCAATTAAACGCGGGAGTGCTTTTAAAAATCATATTTTGACTAAAAAGTCCCCCCAACGCAAAGCTAATCTGAATGCACCCAAATATGTTCACCGCACAAATGTTGATTCTGTAAAAAGCTTACTTTGTATGCTTTAA
- a CDS encoding FkbM family methyltransferase — protein sequence MRIVTKEIQDNKKIRKICGIPVLTTHKKYLSDGKIIRKQYKLFGMPIYQRSKHSKYALEEKIDRIEYLIDTLWLSNLQNERFEGQLGQDALAYSILRQKKNGFFVDIGAHDGISINNSYLFERLGWSGFCVEANPQTYTALKKNRKCDTYNLAIFSKNIGMTTLVASDSDCSALDTLEINLTQSHKERIDKLGGAKTISVQTATFNEIMQHYPDVFHIDFMTLDVEGGEMEVLRGIDFDKYTFSVMTIEHNYTDAKYQIIDFLHTKGYRVLMQNAWDIMFVKSLHIEYKY from the coding sequence ATGCGCATTGTTACAAAAGAGATTCAAGACAATAAAAAGATAAGGAAAATATGTGGCATTCCTGTGCTTACAACGCATAAAAAATATTTATCTGATGGCAAAATTATAAGAAAGCAATATAAACTTTTTGGTATGCCCATATATCAACGCAGTAAGCACTCTAAATACGCATTAGAAGAAAAAATCGACAGGATAGAATATCTTATTGACACGCTATGGCTTTCAAACTTACAAAACGAAAGATTTGAAGGGCAATTAGGGCAAGATGCTCTTGCGTATTCAATCTTGCGTCAAAAGAAAAATGGTTTTTTTGTTGATATTGGTGCGCATGATGGCATAAGCATTAATAACAGCTATCTTTTTGAGCGTCTTGGTTGGAGTGGATTTTGTGTCGAAGCAAATCCGCAAACCTATACTGCGCTAAAGAAAAACAGAAAATGCGATACTTACAATCTTGCTATTTTTTCTAAAAATATCGGTATGACGACTCTTGTCGCTTCAGATTCTGATTGCTCTGCACTTGATACATTAGAGATAAACTTGACACAATCGCACAAAGAACGCATCGATAAACTTGGAGGAGCAAAAACCATATCTGTGCAGACAGCGACATTTAATGAGATTATGCAACATTATCCAGATGTTTTTCATATTGATTTTATGACCCTAGATGTTGAAGGGGGTGAAATGGAAGTATTACGCGGCATAGATTTTGATAAATATACTTTCAGTGTTATGACCATAGAGCATAACTACACAGATGCTAAATACCAAATAATAGATTTTTTACACACAAAGGGTTATCGCGTGCTGATGCAAAATGCTTGGGATATTATGTTTGTCAAATCCTTGCACATCGAGTATAAATATTAA
- a CDS encoding prohibitin family protein, whose product MPIDLNEHLKKKRAQLDQNQDSQENKSDKEPPRKNPNNWNNGGNNKDKNGFNIESFPMPSMPNGKSLAVLSIIILLILIFILARPFVIVNAGEVGIKVTTGKYDPKPLDPGLHFFVPIIQDVIIVDTKVRTLNFSRSEDMGTVGKNQSILRNDAINVMDTSGMTISIELTVQYQLYKDKVPATIAEYGTSWEQKIINPVIRDVVRSAVGNYPTEELPTKRDEVANLIYTGFKNKLDSTPNQPVRLDSIQLREIVLPEQVKIRIEGVELAKRDAQKAKEEANALRERAKGKADAIEIEAKGQSEANRLVNESLSQRLLELRQIETQGKFNEALKENKDAQIFLTPGGAVPNIWVDSKSKQKNTALGQ is encoded by the coding sequence ATGCCCATTGACTTAAACGAGCACCTCAAGAAAAAACGAGCACAGCTTGACCAAAACCAAGATTCTCAAGAAAATAAATCCGATAAAGAGCCTCCCAGAAAGAATCCTAACAATTGGAATAATGGTGGAAACAACAAAGACAAAAACGGATTCAATATAGAATCTTTTCCTATGCCCTCAATGCCTAATGGCAAATCTCTTGCCGTTTTAAGCATTATTATTTTGCTGATATTAATTTTTATTTTAGCGCGTCCTTTTGTCATCGTCAATGCAGGTGAAGTAGGGATTAAAGTTACCACAGGTAAATATGACCCCAAACCTCTTGATCCGGGATTGCATTTCTTTGTGCCTATCATTCAAGATGTGATCATTGTGGATACAAAAGTGCGAACGCTAAACTTTTCTCGTAGTGAGGATATGGGAACGGTTGGCAAAAATCAAAGTATTTTACGCAATGATGCAATCAATGTGATGGACACAAGCGGTATGACGATTTCTATTGAGCTTACCGTGCAATACCAACTCTACAAGGACAAAGTCCCTGCAACTATCGCAGAATACGGCACTTCATGGGAACAGAAGATTATCAATCCTGTGATTCGTGATGTCGTGCGAAGTGCGGTAGGGAATTATCCCACTGAAGAGTTACCCACTAAACGCGATGAAGTCGCGAATCTTATCTACACAGGCTTTAAAAATAAGCTTGATTCAACGCCTAATCAACCTGTGAGATTAGATTCTATTCAATTGCGCGAAATCGTCCTGCCCGAACAAGTAAAAATCAGAATCGAAGGTGTAGAATTAGCCAAAAGAGATGCACAAAAGGCAAAAGAAGAAGCAAATGCTTTGCGTGAGCGTGCTAAGGGTAAGGCTGATGCGATTGAAATCGAAGCAAAAGGGCAAAGTGAGGCAAACCGCCTTGTCAATGAAAGCCTCTCTCAACGCTTACTTGAGCTCCGACAAATCGAGACACAAGGTAAATTTAATGAAGCACTCAAAGAAAATAAAGATGCTCAAATTTTCCTTACTCCCGGTGGTGCTGTGCCTAATATTTGGGTGGATTCTAAATCCAAGCAAAAAAATACTGCTTTAGGACAATAA
- the secG gene encoding preprotein translocase subunit SecG has translation MTTILFVVQIILAVMITIVVLLQKSSSIGLGAYSGSNESVFGAKGPAGFMAKFTMALGLIVVCNTIALGYFYNQASSKSVIDSVQLPQSDIPNAPDSPLSAGNTESDASAFIVDENAAPSAPIFDAEGK, from the coding sequence ATAACCACTATTCTTTTTGTTGTGCAAATTATTTTAGCCGTGATGATAACAATTGTTGTGCTTTTGCAAAAAAGTTCAAGCATAGGGCTTGGTGCTTATAGTGGAAGTAATGAATCTGTATTTGGCGCAAAGGGACCCGCAGGTTTTATGGCAAAATTTACTATGGCATTGGGTTTGATTGTTGTGTGTAATACTATTGCTTTAGGTTATTTTTATAATCAAGCAAGCAGTAAAAGCGTTATCGATTCTGTTCAGTTGCCTCAATCGGATATTCCAAACGCTCCAGATTCTCCTTTAAGTGCAGGTAATACAGAATCCGATGCAAGTGCATTTATTGTTGATGAGAATGCCGCCCCATCAGCCCCTATTTTTGATGCAGAAGGAAAATAA
- a CDS encoding DUF2393 domain-containing protein: MKEQLKDFVFQMISYFSIYELGILLLIFFCFILFFTLGLLLRGRRFIAGFFFFLSICVIFSTPITLQLAMTKFFYKIQVDITTAHPMEYTKGFFVAGNIIHQGKIAINECRITANEVREEEKNTLIKYINAVLPKSSFSTKLEIEIQPQEEKTFAIVVPHFEAKKPFNYRIYVDCYFSNNILQTLQHKSKAKKDKDEDEENTSQSTESQETHQEDSEENNTDEISQTSQAVEQEESSQNPTNTQE; this comes from the coding sequence TTGAAAGAGCAGCTAAAAGATTTCGTATTTCAAATGATTTCATATTTTTCAATCTATGAACTCGGAATCTTATTGCTTATCTTTTTTTGCTTTATTCTATTTTTTACCTTAGGTCTATTATTACGCGGGAGACGTTTTATCGCTGGTTTTTTCTTTTTTCTTTCAATCTGTGTCATCTTTAGCACGCCTATCACATTGCAATTAGCTATGACAAAATTTTTCTACAAAATCCAAGTCGATATAACAACCGCTCACCCTATGGAATACACAAAAGGTTTTTTTGTCGCTGGTAATATCATACATCAAGGTAAAATTGCCATCAATGAATGCCGCATTACCGCTAATGAAGTGCGGGAAGAAGAGAAAAATACGCTTATAAAATACATCAATGCCGTATTGCCCAAATCGTCTTTTTCAACAAAGCTAGAAATTGAGATTCAACCCCAAGAAGAAAAAACATTTGCTATTGTTGTGCCACATTTTGAGGCTAAAAAGCCTTTCAATTATCGCATTTATGTTGATTGTTATTTTTCAAATAACATTCTCCAAACCTTGCAACACAAATCCAAAGCAAAAAAAGACAAAGATGAAGATGAAGAAAATACATCTCAATCCACAGAATCTCAAGAAACACATCAAGAAGATTCAGAAGAAAATAATACTGATGAGATAAGCCAAACTTCACAAGCAGTAGAGCAAGAAGAATCCTCACAAAACCCTACAAATACGCAAGAATAG
- the infC gene encoding translation initiation factor IF-3 — protein MSKEEVLLNEEIDLKEVRCVGDDGEVYGIISSKEALSLAVKQGLDLVLISATAKPPVCKIMDYGKFRYQTEKRQKEARKKQKQIEVKEIKLSTQIAQNDINYKVKHAIEFLESGKHVKFKVFLKQRELNIPQAGMETLRKVAEMLEDIAVAEKEPKLEGKHLNVLYVPKKK, from the coding sequence TTGAGCAAAGAAGAAGTGTTACTCAATGAGGAGATAGATTTAAAAGAAGTGCGTTGTGTGGGAGATGATGGCGAGGTATATGGTATTATCTCTTCCAAAGAAGCTTTGAGTTTAGCGGTCAAACAAGGATTGGATTTGGTGTTGATTTCAGCGACTGCCAAACCACCCGTGTGTAAAATAATGGATTATGGAAAGTTCCGTTATCAAACTGAAAAAAGGCAAAAAGAAGCTCGTAAAAAACAAAAACAAATTGAAGTAAAAGAAATCAAGCTCTCTACACAGATTGCTCAAAATGATATTAATTATAAAGTGAAACACGCTATTGAGTTTTTAGAATCTGGCAAGCATGTCAAGTTTAAAGTGTTTCTCAAACAGCGTGAGTTGAATATTCCGCAGGCAGGAATGGAGACTCTTAGAAAAGTAGCAGAGATGCTTGAGGACATTGCAGTAGCAGAAAAAGAGCCTAAATTAGAGGGCAAACATCTTAATGTCCTTTATGTCCCTAAGAAAAAATAA
- a CDS encoding metallophosphoesterase — protein MQDVPQIAQMQNAFFPLVGALIFILLHFYIYKGLVKSVSTKPTIRLLWKVFVVVNMFGCIAYLFFRQNPIIPQAIYFLLSLSLGMAFVLFIATLLYQFCSLFIMMIRSKSERSRWRHRSKVGIFVLSLVMIVYGTFNGIKTPDVTSVKIELEGLTTPIRAVVLSDLHIGGLIESNKINEIVQIVNDLDVDMVFLTGDIVDARLADAEEAIDKLKGLQAKDGIFYVLGNHEYFHDIENIIAKIESLGFNVLINKSQIVNDNVNIVGIADLMGFRVGYLMPDFQEAFSQTNPALPTILLSHQPKVIEYLSNDDKVDLILSGHTHGGQIFPFSLAVLVQQPYLYGLHEIPNFLKTKIYVNQGTGFWGPPMRIGSYREITLLELTPPSSNP, from the coding sequence ATGCAAGATGTTCCACAAATTGCTCAAATGCAAAATGCTTTTTTTCCGCTCGTTGGGGCTTTGATTTTTATTTTGCTGCATTTTTATATCTATAAAGGTTTGGTAAAATCTGTTTCTACCAAGCCTACAATCCGTTTGCTATGGAAAGTTTTTGTCGTGGTTAATATGTTTGGGTGTATCGCGTATTTGTTTTTTCGACAGAATCCTATCATTCCTCAAGCGATCTATTTCTTGCTTTCACTTTCTTTGGGTATGGCTTTTGTGCTGTTTATCGCTACTTTATTGTATCAGTTTTGTTCTCTTTTTATTATGATGATTCGGAGTAAATCTGAAAGAAGTCGCTGGAGACATCGTTCAAAGGTAGGTATTTTTGTATTAAGCCTTGTGATGATTGTTTATGGCACATTTAATGGCATCAAAACACCCGATGTTACTTCTGTGAAGATTGAATTAGAAGGTTTGACAACACCGATTCGCGCAGTTGTATTGAGTGATCTTCATATTGGAGGCTTGATTGAATCTAATAAAATCAATGAAATTGTCCAAATCGTCAATGACCTTGATGTGGATATGGTTTTTCTTACAGGTGATATTGTCGATGCAAGACTTGCTGATGCAGAAGAGGCTATTGATAAACTCAAAGGGCTTCAAGCAAAAGATGGTATTTTCTATGTGCTAGGCAATCATGAGTATTTTCACGATATTGAAAATATTATCGCTAAGATAGAATCTTTAGGATTCAATGTGCTTATCAACAAAAGTCAAATCGTCAATGATAATGTCAATATCGTAGGGATTGCTGACTTAATGGGCTTTAGAGTAGGGTATCTGATGCCTGATTTTCAAGAGGCATTTTCACAAACTAATCCTGCTTTGCCCACCATTCTTCTTTCTCACCAACCTAAGGTGATTGAATATCTTAGCAACGATGATAAAGTCGATTTGATTTTGAGCGGACACACACACGGAGGGCAAATATTTCCCTTTTCTTTAGCGGTTTTAGTGCAGCAACCTTATCTTTATGGTTTGCATGAGATTCCAAATTTTCTTAAAACTAAAATTTATGTGAATCAAGGCACGGGTTTTTGGGGTCCGCCGATGAGAATTGGAAGCTATCGTGAAATCACACTTTTGGAGCTTACTCCTCCTTCATCAAATCCTTAA